One window of the Parasphingopyxis algicola genome contains the following:
- a CDS encoding TonB-dependent receptor plug domain-containing protein codes for MRRTSWLLVSGSLLAFPAYAQSGEAEETIETVASASPGDGQNYTPEDFARFSPNSALDMVQQIPGFTIQQGEDRRGLGQGGDNVLINGERVSGKSNDAVTTLGRISATNVIRIEVRDAASLDIPGLSGQVVNVVAETTGISGNFAWNPQFRSRITNPRLTNGEISVSGTQGAFDYTLSLSNTDDSFRGGAEGVELVIDPAGQIIGMHDEVATFSGDEPVLSGTFRYDGPGSSIGNLNLSYGRRYFRGSEDSERTGQGLPDRIRFFRDREDEWNFEISGDFEFALGPGRLKLIGLRGFERSPFETSLLTDFVDDTPSIGDLFVRTLDEGEWIARAEYGWQMGGDWQVAVEGALNTLDVGSELSALDANGDFQPVILPNSNSRVEEERAEVNITYGRPLGPNLTLQASIGGEYSTIMQSGTNGLTRSFYRPKGFVSLAWQASGNLDVRARVEREVGQLDFSDFVASTNIGADSQDAGNPNLVPPQSWNYEIEATQQLGAFGSITARLYYEQISDIVDQIPLGPTAEAPGNIDSAKRYGLEWNSTLNFDPLGWRGGRLDVELTLQRSRVRDPLTGENRPISNDTQRDIEIELRHDIPATDWAWGLEYEDFREATGFRLTQTNFFRTQAPFVGAYLEHKDVFGLRVRGGVYNILDRDEDFTRTFFVNRRDGPIAFIEDRSREFGPIFSFQVSGSF; via the coding sequence ATGCGGCGCACATCCTGGCTGCTTGTTTCGGGCTCTTTGCTCGCTTTTCCGGCATATGCACAAAGCGGCGAGGCCGAGGAAACGATCGAGACCGTCGCCAGCGCCTCGCCGGGTGACGGCCAAAACTATACGCCCGAGGATTTCGCGCGATTTTCGCCGAACTCGGCGCTCGACATGGTCCAGCAGATCCCGGGCTTCACCATCCAGCAGGGCGAAGACCGGCGCGGGCTCGGGCAGGGCGGCGACAATGTCCTGATCAATGGCGAGCGCGTTTCGGGCAAATCGAACGATGCGGTGACGACGCTCGGCCGGATCTCGGCCACCAATGTTATCCGGATCGAGGTGCGCGATGCCGCTTCGCTCGATATTCCGGGCCTGTCGGGGCAGGTCGTCAACGTCGTCGCCGAGACGACGGGAATCAGTGGTAATTTCGCCTGGAATCCGCAATTCCGTTCCCGCATCACCAACCCGCGCCTGACGAACGGCGAGATATCGGTAAGCGGCACCCAGGGTGCGTTCGACTATACTTTGAGCCTCTCGAACACGGATGATTCGTTCCGCGGCGGCGCCGAGGGCGTTGAACTGGTCATCGACCCGGCGGGCCAGATTATCGGCATGCACGACGAAGTGGCCACTTTCTCCGGCGACGAGCCGGTCTTGTCCGGAACCTTCCGGTATGACGGGCCGGGCAGCTCCATCGGCAATCTCAACCTTTCCTACGGCCGGCGCTATTTTCGTGGCAGCGAAGACTCCGAGCGGACCGGGCAGGGCCTACCGGATCGCATCCGCTTCTTTCGCGACCGGGAAGACGAATGGAATTTCGAGATCAGCGGCGATTTCGAGTTCGCCCTGGGCCCGGGCCGTCTCAAGCTGATCGGATTGCGCGGCTTCGAACGCAGCCCGTTTGAGACCAGCCTGCTCACCGATTTCGTCGACGATACACCGTCGATCGGCGACCTGTTCGTGCGCACGCTCGACGAAGGCGAGTGGATCGCGCGCGCCGAATATGGCTGGCAGATGGGCGGCGACTGGCAGGTTGCGGTGGAAGGCGCGCTGAATACGCTCGACGTTGGCTCGGAACTGTCCGCGCTCGATGCGAATGGCGATTTCCAGCCGGTCATCCTTCCCAACTCGAACTCGCGCGTCGAGGAGGAGCGGGCGGAGGTCAACATCACCTACGGCCGGCCACTCGGACCCAACCTTACATTGCAGGCGTCGATCGGCGGCGAATATTCGACGATCATGCAAAGCGGCACAAACGGCCTGACCCGTTCCTTCTATAGGCCGAAGGGCTTCGTCTCGCTCGCCTGGCAGGCAAGCGGGAATCTGGATGTTCGCGCGCGGGTCGAGCGCGAGGTTGGCCAGCTCGACTTTTCCGATTTCGTCGCCTCGACCAATATCGGCGCGGACAGCCAGGATGCGGGCAATCCCAATCTCGTGCCGCCGCAGAGCTGGAACTATGAAATCGAAGCGACGCAGCAATTGGGCGCGTTCGGGTCGATCACGGCCAGGCTCTATTATGAGCAGATCAGCGACATCGTCGACCAGATACCGCTCGGCCCGACGGCCGAGGCGCCCGGCAATATCGACAGCGCCAAGCGCTACGGGCTGGAGTGGAACAGCACGCTCAACTTCGATCCGCTCGGCTGGCGCGGCGGCCGCCTCGATGTCGAACTGACATTGCAGCGCAGCCGGGTCCGGGACCCGCTCACCGGCGAAAATCGGCCGATTTCCAACGATACGCAACGCGACATCGAGATCGAGCTGCGGCACGACATTCCGGCGACCGACTGGGCCTGGGGCCTCGAATACGAAGATTTTCGGGAGGCGACCGGTTTCCGTCTGACCCAGACCAATTTCTTCCGGACGCAGGCGCCCTTTGTAGGCGCCTATCTCGAGCACAAGGACGTGTTCGGCCTGCGTGTGCGCGGCGGCGTGTACAATATCCTCGATCGCGACGAGGATTTCACCCGGACCTTCTTCGTCAACCGACGCGACGGACCGATCGCATTCATCGAAGACCGCTCGCGCGAGTTCGGCCCGATCTTCTCCTTCCAGGTCAGCGGAAGCTTCTAA
- a CDS encoding DUF72 domain-containing protein, whose product MTEKGRIRAGIGGWTYKPWRGTFYPKGLRQADELDYAASRLGAIEINGTYYRLQKPESFAKWRDAAPDGFKFTIKASRYCTNRKDLRETGESIEKFLGQGIAELGDKLGPLFWQFMPTKKFDPEEFGAFLAMLPKKHAGIELRHALEVRHESFVCAEFVELARTHDAAIICAHSEKYPRIDDQTADFSYARLLGAREEIDTGYPESELDAWAATARTWCKGQRPDGPAYLAPDGPVPGRRDVYMFFINGAKVRAPAAAEALIARTAQ is encoded by the coding sequence ATGACGGAAAAAGGCAGGATTCGGGCCGGGATCGGCGGCTGGACGTACAAACCGTGGCGCGGGACTTTCTATCCCAAGGGCCTGCGCCAGGCGGACGAGCTCGACTATGCGGCGAGCCGGCTCGGCGCGATCGAGATCAACGGCACCTATTACCGGCTGCAAAAGCCGGAAAGCTTCGCCAAGTGGCGAGACGCGGCGCCCGATGGCTTCAAGTTCACGATCAAGGCGTCGCGCTATTGCACGAACCGCAAGGACCTGCGCGAGACCGGCGAGAGTATCGAGAAATTCCTGGGGCAGGGCATTGCGGAGCTGGGCGACAAGCTCGGCCCGCTCTTCTGGCAGTTCATGCCGACCAAGAAGTTCGATCCCGAAGAATTTGGCGCGTTCCTCGCGATGCTGCCGAAGAAACATGCCGGGATCGAGCTGCGCCATGCACTCGAAGTGCGGCATGAGAGTTTCGTTTGCGCCGAGTTCGTCGAACTGGCCCGCACGCACGATGCGGCGATCATCTGCGCGCATAGCGAGAAATATCCGCGCATCGACGACCAGACTGCCGATTTTTCCTATGCCCGGCTGCTGGGCGCGCGCGAGGAGATCGACACCGGTTATCCCGAAAGCGAGTTGGATGCCTGGGCCGCCACCGCGCGAACCTGGTGCAAGGGGCAGCGACCGGACGGGCCCGCCTATCTCGCCCCGGACGGGCCAGTGCCGGGCCGCCGGGATGTGTACATGTTTTTCATCAACGGCGCGAAGGTGCGCGCGCCGGCCGCCGCCGAAGCGCTGATCGCCCGGACGGCACAATGA
- a CDS encoding PspC domain-containing protein: MAQNFALDRSNAKLMGVCAGFSRWTGWNVMAIRLGLIALTLFALGPVAILAYLLVGWAAD, from the coding sequence ATGGCCCAGAATTTCGCCCTCGACCGCAGCAACGCCAAATTGATGGGCGTGTGCGCCGGCTTTTCCCGCTGGACGGGCTGGAACGTCATGGCGATCCGTCTCGGCCTCATCGCGCTGACCCTGTTCGCCCTCGGTCCGGTCGCGATCCTCGCCTATCTGCTCGTCGGCTGGGCCGCCGACTGA